The sequence TATCCAAACATTTGCTTGAACAAAGTATGGGACAATGTATTGTAAAGGCCCAAGTGTATCATATGGGAAAAACGCATCAAGTGAAAGAATTATTGCAGTACCTATAAGAAATATTGGACCAGCAGGAGCAATTCTGATCCAGCGTTTTCCAAAGAAGATACTCAATGCAACAACAATGAATATTGCCATGACAACAAAGTCCCACATCCAAGTCCATGAATAGATTAATTGTACATCAAAATATTCTGCAGATTCAATAATGTAATCTCTTAAACCATATTCTAATGAAACAAGATAAATAATTGTAGCCACAGCTAAAGGAATTACAGCAAGTAATTTTTTCTTTGAAATCACAATCTTCAATCCAATTAATTCAGCAACAACAAAAATCAAAGCAAAGAAATAACCACCTCTACCTTCATTCCAACTCCAAGCTATAGAGTCCGGGAATGCAATCATTGCAAAGAGAATAGGACTAGAAATTATGAAAATTCCAAAAATCAAATTCCAATTCTGCATTATGTTAAACCCTCAAAAGGCAAATAAATATCTCGACTTTGGAATTTATGAAACGTAACAAATCAATGTAGAAATTTAGTGAATACTAGTCTTCAGCATCTTCTATTTCATCAGATTCTGGATCTCGTCTACCAGGTCTAATTGGAATATAGAGAATGGTCATACAAACACTAGAATTGTCTGCAAGATACATTCCAAGGTTGCAAATGTTTGTCTAAGTGGTGATTTCTAATACATCAAATCTTTGGATCAAACTTACACTCAATTTTCAATGATCTTACGGAAGTAAAGTAAGTGATTGCCAATATTCCAATGGCAACTATCCTAATCGGAGTTTCATAATTTGTCAGAAATGTAGTTGCTGTAGCTCCTACTGAACCAAAGGTTGAGATTACAGCAAATCCAATAGGACCACAACTGCATGCACCCGCAGCAGCTCCAATTATTGAACCAAAAACACCCCCACCCATTTTTTGTTTTGATTTTTTTAGTATATTGATACGAAATATGTTCATTGGTAATACTAGGGCAGATAAAGCAGATATCGTTACAATAAGAATAAATCCAAATTCAGTTCCAGATGGAATATGGCTAACAACATAAGGTTCTAAGAAAATATACTCAGAGATAATTAGCAACCCAACTAACATGGATGAAAAAATTACAAATGATAAGACAAGATATTTTGAATTTGAAAATACAAGATTGATTGCAGATACCATTAGATCATTTTGTCCAACACTTGTTTGAACACAGAGAAAGGTTGTGCACCACCAAGTTGCTCTTGTCCATCAGGACCAACAATAAAGAAACCCGGAGTTCCTCTTACACCATGATCTCGAGCTTGTTGACTATTGTATTGTACGCGTTTAGAATATTTTCCAGAGTCAAGACAGCTGTCAAACAATTCCATATCCAAACCTAAACTAAATGCAAATGCCTTTAGTCGTTCAGTGTTTGCCCATCCGTTATCAATTTTAGATTCTTGAGACATGTATAGAATATCATGATATTCCCAATACATCTCTTGATCTTCAGCACAATAAGAGGCCTGAGCTGCTTTTGGAGAATCACGTCCTAAAAATGCCAAATCAACAAAAACTAAATTTGCTTTTCCAGTTTCAATATAATCACGAGTTATTGCAGGTTTTGTATTGTGAAACCAATTGTAACATTGATGACATTGATAATCTCCAAATTCTACAATAGTGATGGGAGCTGAAGGATCACCTAATATCGGAGAACCCATTGCAGTTGAAATTGTTCCATGGGTTCTACCCATATCCAAATTAACAGTTTCAGTAGATGTAGATAAGGATACGGCGACCCCAGCAATAATTGCAATAACTATGGCGCCTATAATTACGCCTATTTTATTCATAATTAAAAATAGGAATTCTTGGTTAAAAAAACTTATTCCAAATTACGAGAAGATTTTCTTTTGAATAAATTTACAAATTTTGCAATAACAGTGTCAATCGGACAAACTTCACAGGTCACATTAGAAGAATGACTTTCAATATGTTTATCAAATTTTTGACGAGATTCTAAAATTAGATCACATTTTTCACAATAAATCTTGGATACATTATTCTTCAAAGGTTTTTTCACAAACATTTTGAGTGATTAGTGCTTATAAAGATCCTGTTGAAAATCAATAAATGATAAAAATTGTAAATAAAACCTTAACAAAAAATTTATCATAACACTTGGAATTACGTAATATTCTACAAAATATCTAGTTAAATCCAACCTACATGGATTTAAAATTTAGTATATTTTTGAGAACTAAATTAATCTAGATCGAGTTATGGTTAATTTAATGGGTTGTATGAATTCTAAATATTAAAAAATTAGATACTAGAGAAATTGTAAAATAAATTAGATATAGTGAATTCGCATATGGACATTTAGTTCAACTTGGTATTGTGTTACATATCCACAATGAGTACATGAAAACATTTCATGTTCAGACTGTGGTGTAGTGTTTTCAATTACTTTTCCAGAGATGGACGTAATGTTTATCATATCATTATTTGAAATTACAGCAAAATTTTGTCCTTCATCTATAGAATCTAAAAATTCTTTTATTGCAGAAATTACTGCAGTAGTGTCAATAATTTCATCATCATCAAAAGAAGACAACGTAAACTGATGATTCTTTAAAGTAGGGATTGCAGCAACTTGATCTGCTACAAATACAAGTAAATCATTTTTGACAGATACCACATCCTTGCAGTCAATTGTGAGCATAAAATATGATAATTGAATCGATATTTTAGTTTAACAAGAATTAGAAAATGATTATTATGGTTTAATATTGTGAGTGTAATTACATGGCAGATTCTGAAACATTTGGAGTAGAAAAAGGACATGGAGAAGAAGTCGTGGCATGGCTAAATGAACAAGCAAAAGTACAATCCATCAAACTAGAGGCAAGATTGTATGGCTACAATGTGACTACAGAGAATTTTGGAGAATTTGAAATGTTTTCATGGATTGGAAATGTTCAGAATGCCAGAAAGATGATCATCAAAGCAAGTAAAAGATTCAAAGTTAAAGTTATCGAGGGAGGATACAAACCAAAAGAAAAAATAATTAAAATGAAAAAATATGATTTTGCCAAAGTCAAAAAAGGAGATAAAACAATAGGCCAATTAGAATTTGTTGCATCAAGATTTGGAAACAAACACTGGGAGATTCAAAATGAAGAGCGACATTAATAAAACAACACCAGGAGAAGCCAAATGAAAAAAATAGGAATTATCGGATTAGGTATGTTAGGAAATGCAGTGGCATTACATTTAGTGGATTCAGGTTATGAAGTAACAGCATATAATAGAACAAAAGAAAAATCAGAAGAACTAAAAGAAAAAGGTGCAACAATTGCAGAGTCTCCAAAAGAAGTGGCAGAAAAATCAGAACTAGTAATTATAATTGTAAAAGATGCAGATGCTGTAAAAGATATTTCATTTGGGAATAATGGAATTGTACATGGAAATCACAAAAATCTAATTGTTGCAGACATGAGCACAGTTGATTCAACAGAATCAAAAAATATTTCAAAACAATTTATGGATTCTGAAATTACAAAGCTAGACATCCCAGTAATGGGAGGACCAAATGTAGCAATAACTGGAGATTTAGTTTTGATGGCATCAGGGAATAAAGAAAGTTTTGATAATTGTAAAGCAGTATTGGACACAATAGCAAACAAAGTGTTTTTCTTGGGGGAGAACGGAGTTGCTAATTCTATTAAATTAGCCATGAATCTCCAAATCACGATGTTAGCATTGGCATTATCTGAAGGAATAACACTTGTAAAAAAATCAGGAGTTGATCCAAAAATATTTCTAGAAATTTTAAACTCTACCTATTTCAAAACAGGAATGAGTGAAAAAAAGGCTTACAAAATGATAGAAGGTAAATATGATACAACATTCACGCTTTCAAATCTTAAAAAAGATATCACCACCATGACAAATGCTGCAAAATCACTTGGAATAGAACTTCCTATGATAAGCAAGGCAGAAGAAGTTTATGAAAATGCAATAAAAGAAGGATTTGGAGACATTGATTATACAGGCATTATAGAATATCTTAAAAAAATTAACGAATAAAAATAATCAAAATCACGAATAGAATTCAACAAAAATTCTATAAGATAGGATAACAATACCATATTATGCGATTAAATGAAAAAGTTGCAATAGTTACAGGGGCATCAAGTGACATTGGGAAAGGTATTGTTAAGAGATTTGTAGAAGAAGGGGCCAAAGTAATCCTAGTTGCAAGGAATTTAGAGCAATTAGAGGCAACTAGAAAAGAAATAGGTCATGAAGAATCAACGGCTTCAATTTCATGTGATTTGACTGATGAATCCCAAGTATTACAGGCAGTGAATCAGATTATGGACACTTATGGTAAGATAGACATTTTGGTAAATAACGCAGGAGCAATTAATGATCCGATACATTTTCACGAAATGCAAGATTCTGAAATAAAAAAATTAATTGATGTAAACTTGTTTGGAGTATTCCATATGACAAAGGCGGCTCTTTCAAAAATGTCAGATGTTAATAGTGGGGCAATAGTTAACGTAGGCTCAATTTCAAGTGAAAGAGCAATTCCAAGAGTTCACTTGGCAGTATATTCATCTACCAAGGCTGCAATCTCCATGTTCACAAAATCAATTGCAGTAGAATATGCTAGACGAAACATTAGATGTAATTGTGTTAATCCAGGAATTATAAATTCAGGAATGATAAAACCCTATCTTGATGATCCTCAAGCAAGAAAAGTGTTAGAAGAAAGACTACCTCTTGCAAGAGTTGGCGAACCAATCGATGTTGCAAATGCAGTTCTTTATTTAGCATCTGATGAGGCAAACTGGGTTACAGGAACCATCTTGAATGTAGATGGCGGTAAAACAGCTTCAGAAGGATAACATTAGATTTTTAAAAAATCAAGTAGAGATCTTATTCTTTTTAGAATATACTCTATAGCTAAATCCAGTAACAAGCATAATAATTCCAGTGATAGCAGACCATATTAAAAAAGATCCAATTTCAGATTCATCCATATTTTACAACAAACGAATAAACATCTAAAGTTTGGGTTGAGAATGAATATTTCACAAAAAGTATGAAACATCTAAATAGATTTGATACTGACGGAATTTATGCCTGAAATCATATGTCCAGACTGTGGAAAACGACTATTTCATGAAAATGAAACTACGTTAAAAATCGAAGAGACAATTCATTCAAAATTCTGTAGAAAGACAGAAGGAGAAACTCATAGTTTCATGCATAGAGATCCTGCACATATGGAAACTTTTGATTCAGAAAGAGAAAATGATACCACAGGTACCCCAGTGTTAAAAAAATAATAATTCTCATTCCTCAAAATTATATCCTAGGTATTCATCATTGAAGTAATTGTCAGAAGAATATCATTATGATTTAGTTGTTGTAGGCGGCGGGCCTGCAGGCTCCTCAGCTGCATATTCTGCTGCAAAGAACGGAATCAAGGTTGCATTACTTGAAAAAGAAAACACTATTGCAGAAACAGTGAGAACTAGCGGTGTAACATGGATTCAAAATATCAAAGAATTTGGAATTCCAGATGATTGTTTTAATCCAATTAAGAATTTTTCATTCTGTTCTCCCAATAACGAAGTCACAATTAGTGATACAATCCCCAGGGCCGCCGTATTAGATGTGAGAAAAACATATCGATGGTTAGCAAACGAAGCAGAAAATGCAGGTGCAGATATTTTTGTAAAAATGAATATCAAAAATGTCATAGAAAATGAAAAAGGAGATATCGTAGGAGTTACCGGTATCGGTCCCAAGGGGGAAACAACATTTCATGCTAAAGTTGTAATTGATGCTAGTGGTTTTCCATCAACAGTGTGTAAGGCAATGGGATTAGCACCACAATGGGAAAGGTTTGGTGCAGGTGCAGAATATGAAATGATAGCAGAAAATGTGGATTCTGAAACATGGTGGTTAATGGTAGGACAAGAATACTCACCTGCAGGATATGCATGGATATTTCCATTAGGAAATAACATAGTTAGGATTGGAGTAGGTGTTGGAAAACCAGAATCAAATGTAGACCCCACTCAAAGACTAAAAGAAATTATTGAGAAAAAATTAGGACCAATAAAAAAACTAGGAAAATTAACTGAGATTGAATTTCATTATGGATTAATTCCAAATGATGGATTATCTAGAAAAACAGTTTTTAATAATTTGATTCTAGTAGGAGATTCAGCAGGACAAGCAAACCCGTTAGTGTTAGAAGGCATCAGATATGCCATAAAGTTTGGAAGAGTTGCAGGAAAAGTAGCCTCAGATGCAATAAAATCAGGAAATACAGAAAAAAAATCACTTTACCCCTATGAAGAAAATTGGAGAAAATCTATTGAATCAAAAATTAATTCTGCAAGTAAAGTTCAAGATAGATGGATTGGTCTAACCGATGAAGAATGGGACAAAGAATTAGATATAATTAATGAACTAAAACCCGAAGAATTCATGGATTTTATAAAAGCAGATTTTGGTTTATCAAACATGATCAAATTAGCAACTCATCATCCAAAACTAGTAGTTAGACAACTATTCAATTTGGTGAAAGGTAAAAAATAATTATTTTACGTTAAAGAAATCACTTACAACTAAATCATGGTAAGATAACTGAACTACATAAACTCCAGAATCAAATGATTTGTTTACAATTTTACTAAACTTTCCACCAGCAGTATCCTTCAATGCAATCTCTTCTACAATATTCCCTTGCTGATCATAGATGTCAATGAAAAGATCTTCAGGGAATTGAACCGTTTTTAAAAGAGCACCAGAGATTACCAGTTTATCTCCACTATATTCAGCCATAATAGGGGCGGCCTTATTTCGGATTGGCAGATATCTTTCTATGAGAGATTTTAATTCGTTTAGATTTTCATTCACATTTTCTGCATCTTTGTCTTTGAATGCAAATTCAATTTCATTAATCACTGATCCAAATCTGGAATTTTCAGAATAGCTTTCACCACCAAATTTTTCAGCAAATGATTGTAATTCTTCAAATTCACGTGCCAATTCAACCATACTCAAATCAGCAGCATTGTATTCATAGTCAAAGTCCTCCTCAATATGGACAATTTGAGATGCTTTGGAATCTTTGTATTGCAACATGACAATATATAATCCAGGATCAGTTGGTGCAATCCATTGAGTAAAGAAATTACCTTGTTTTGTATCAGTAAACGCTAGACTGCTGTGTTTGGTTCCATCCATATTGTACACAGT comes from Nitrosopumilus oxyclinae and encodes:
- the artG gene encoding thaumarchaeosortase; the encoded protein is MQNWNLIFGIFIISSPILFAMIAFPDSIAWSWNEGRGGYFFALIFVVAELIGLKIVISKKKLLAVIPLAVATIIYLVSLEYGLRDYIIESAEYFDVQLIYSWTWMWDFVVMAIFIVVALSIFFGKRWIRIAPAGPIFLIGTAIILSLDAFFPYDTLGPLQYIVPYFVQANVWIITVLDLGTAVAKDNVMFLRGDHGSMALQVFWPSAGVHSIIIFSLVIGAFMLKLNIPRTRKAIYFVLGIIGTIVVNLIRIFSLSWYALKVTTDPVAWEEYHKIAGEIMFLPWLFAFILVVIIIESRRLKKSEK
- a CDS encoding DsbA family protein translates to MNKIGVIIGAIVIAIIAGVAVSLSTSTETVNLDMGRTHGTISTAMGSPILGDPSAPITIVEFGDYQCHQCYNWFHNTKPAITRDYIETGKANLVFVDLAFLGRDSPKAAQASYCAEDQEMYWEYHDILYMSQESKIDNGWANTERLKAFAFSLGLDMELFDSCLDSGKYSKRVQYNSQQARDHGVRGTPGFFIVGPDGQEQLGGAQPFSVFKQVLDKMI
- a CDS encoding C2H2-type zinc finger protein — translated: MLTIDCKDVVSVKNDLLVFVADQVAAIPTLKNHQFTLSSFDDDEIIDTTAVISAIKEFLDSIDEGQNFAVISNNDMINITSISGKVIENTTPQSEHEMFSCTHCGYVTQYQVELNVHMRIHYI
- a CDS encoding NAD(P)-dependent oxidoreductase, which codes for MKKIGIIGLGMLGNAVALHLVDSGYEVTAYNRTKEKSEELKEKGATIAESPKEVAEKSELVIIIVKDADAVKDISFGNNGIVHGNHKNLIVADMSTVDSTESKNISKQFMDSEITKLDIPVMGGPNVAITGDLVLMASGNKESFDNCKAVLDTIANKVFFLGENGVANSIKLAMNLQITMLALALSEGITLVKKSGVDPKIFLEILNSTYFKTGMSEKKAYKMIEGKYDTTFTLSNLKKDITTMTNAAKSLGIELPMISKAEEVYENAIKEGFGDIDYTGIIEYLKKINE
- a CDS encoding SDR family NAD(P)-dependent oxidoreductase; the encoded protein is MRLNEKVAIVTGASSDIGKGIVKRFVEEGAKVILVARNLEQLEATRKEIGHEESTASISCDLTDESQVLQAVNQIMDTYGKIDILVNNAGAINDPIHFHEMQDSEIKKLIDVNLFGVFHMTKAALSKMSDVNSGAIVNVGSISSERAIPRVHLAVYSSTKAAISMFTKSIAVEYARRNIRCNCVNPGIINSGMIKPYLDDPQARKVLEERLPLARVGEPIDVANAVLYLASDEANWVTGTILNVDGGKTASEG
- a CDS encoding NAD(P)/FAD-dependent oxidoreductase; the protein is MSEEYHYDLVVVGGGPAGSSAAYSAAKNGIKVALLEKENTIAETVRTSGVTWIQNIKEFGIPDDCFNPIKNFSFCSPNNEVTISDTIPRAAVLDVRKTYRWLANEAENAGADIFVKMNIKNVIENEKGDIVGVTGIGPKGETTFHAKVVIDASGFPSTVCKAMGLAPQWERFGAGAEYEMIAENVDSETWWLMVGQEYSPAGYAWIFPLGNNIVRIGVGVGKPESNVDPTQRLKEIIEKKLGPIKKLGKLTEIEFHYGLIPNDGLSRKTVFNNLILVGDSAGQANPLVLEGIRYAIKFGRVAGKVASDAIKSGNTEKKSLYPYEENWRKSIESKINSASKVQDRWIGLTDEEWDKELDIINELKPEEFMDFIKADFGLSNMIKLATHHPKLVVRQLFNLVKGKK